From Solanum lycopersicum chromosome 4, SLM_r2.1:
TTCGATTCCATGGTGATGCACAATGAAACCAAGAAACTTTCTTGAGGTAACCCCAAATGGGCATTTGAGAGGATTCATCTTTAAGTCAAACTTCCTTAACCCATCAAAAACAATTTGAAGGTCTTCAAGATGGTGTTCCCTTTTATTTATCTTCACCACTAAGTCATCGACGTAACGTTTCCACCCTTTTATGAAGTATGTCATCAAACATGATTTACATTGCACGTTGATAGGTGGCACCAACATTCTTTAGACAAAAGGGCATCACTTTGTAATAATAAATTCCTTTTGGAGTTCGAAAGGAAGTTTATTCTTTATCTTCTGGAGACATTCTTATTTGATTATATCTATAGGGTCCATATATAAATGACATAGCTTCACACCCAGTTGTAGCATCCAACATGAGCTTAATGATCGTCAAAGGGAAGCCATATTACATGCCTAGTTCAAATCTCGAAAATCAATGGAGACACGTATTTGACCATTCTTCTTCTTAACAGGTACAATTTTTTGAATCCACAATGGGTACTTCACTTCTCGGATAAATCCAACTTCAATGAGCTTGTTGACCTCCGCTTTAATTTGTGTTACCAACTCAGGACGAAACACTCGTTGTGACTGCGTTATAGGACCTGTTCCCTTTTTTTATGCCCAAATGATGAATAACTATCCTAGGACTAAGGCCCGACATTTCTTTGTATGACCAAGCAAAAACATCCTTGAACTCAATAAATAACTTGAagtatttcctttctttttctagtGTAAGAAGTGAAGTAATGAAGATTGGACGTGAATCTTCCAGAGTGCCTAGATTTAGTTACTTGAGGTCTTTTATGGTTAATTGTACGCCATCCTCCAGTTGAGGGGGAGCCTCTTAGACATCATCATATGTATCATCAATGTCTAGACCTTCTCCCACTGTTATGTGATAGGATGGTTGTCAAGTTTATAACTTCTATCTAACTTCCGACGAAGACTATGATGGATTTATCTTCTTCCTTCTTGGATTCTACATGAAATTGGTTGGTGACAACAATGGTGCTTCTTTTCACCTTCAAAGAACCATCAGTGGTGATTACCAATATTGTTTTTCTCTTTATACGCAATGAGAAAACACTATGAATCTCCTTGTAGTCAATTACATCACAATAATCTTGATTTTCATGCTCCAGCAACCTccttttatataatgactttttTTTGGTTCCCAAGCGATGAAATACAGAATTATTTGAGGTGCTAGAATATTCGTCCACCTTTTTAGAGGATCCTCTTTCATCTTTGTGTCCCAATCTTTCAAATGCAAAGGCACGGGGTGTCAGTCTTCCAATGCATTCAAACACCAAAGACCGTTGTGGTGTTTTACCCTCCTTATATTCCTCTGTATTAACTATAGATGTTTAGTGAGATGAAGTTATTTCTTTCCCTTCTTAGACATAATCCGAAGAGGAACCTACAATATGAATCCTAAACCAATCTTAGGACTGGTGACATTATATCCTTGTTTTGTCAACTGCATTTGATACATTATAAGCTCATGTATCTTTTAAACAATTACTTCATCCTTGAGTTATCCTAACTTCTCTGGAATTGAGAAATCATTGCctgatttttcaaataatgtGAAGATCTTTTGATCAAAGTTCCCTTTTATCTTACCAACTTGGATATTGCTTTTGGAGGGCTCCAAAGCGATAGACGAGACTTATGCAACTGGGACAGTAATTTTCCCCTTCAAATCTTGGAACATTATGTGAATAATTTCCTTCCTCGGTGGTTGGACTTGTTGAGTATATTCCTCTAGCAGTGGTTGTCCCTTTTTTCGATGTTCATGTGAAATATAGCAAAAACTTGGTTGTTCATCATCCATATTAGTATGCAAGTCTCCTTTAGATGGTGAAAGCTTAATGGAAACCTTTTACGTTCTCTTCTTAGACATCTTGATATGGACCCATTGAACTTTACTATCTTCGAAATCAATTGAGTTggcttttttatgtttttccataTTTGATcttccaaaatctaaaaaaaaatttgcatcTGCAAAATATGACTCCGTCTCAATCAAAGGATTGATGTCTGCATCAATTTGTACTACTTCAACATCTTTCATATACTTCATGCATTGATGCAAAGTAGATGGCAGCCCTCCATTTTCATGAACCCAAGATGTCCGAGCAACAAGTTGTACGATGTTCTGGTATCTATGACATGAATCAAAGTTTTTGATTTCACATCGCCAATGGAAAGTACTTCACGAATCTTCCCTATAGATCATTGTCCTCCTTTATTGAAACCTTGTGTCGTTAGGTTGAGAAAACTACCCAAACTCCCAAAAAGGATGGTAATGTGCAATCTCGGAAGAGTTGAGAGAAAAACTTTTGACACTTTGGAGCTCCAACCACAAGGTTAAAGAAGGATTGTTAGGAATTGAACCTCGTGTTCGAAGGAAAAATGATCTTTTAGATTTGTTAAAGGCATGAATACTCTTTACTCAGTTCATGTATAGGAAAAAGAAGAGTTGAATTAAATTAACAAGATGTACAAGACTAGAATAGCATCTATAAATACTGAATTACCATAGTTATTTTGTGCAAGCGAACTGAGTGaatgaagaataagaataattttatcCACTTGATATCAAGAGAAAAGATTGATTTAGACAAATACACtatttagatcatgtctactaGGTTTGGAAAACACACCTGTACTCTAGCTCCTCCACTAGATACTGAGTGTTCCTTTTCTTTGAATATCCAAcacaaaattaatgaaaaagatACATTGTAACTTTCTGATAAACTTGTGAAACATCTCCAACGTCCATTGTTTATTTGAGGAGGAACACTTCTATCACGATTTAAAAGCTaaaatcaaatacaaaataGGCCAACCTCTTCAATACTTCACCACTTTTGAAGTTGATTTAGAAACATGTATGTTTCTAAGCTACAGATCTTAGTGATTGCAGAAATTACTTGCTGAGgaaaatcttcattttcaaGCTGAGAATTTATCAATACCTTAGTTGCACGGTGTAATGGAGTTGGATCCCTCTTTCCCTGCACAAACAAAACATATTACTCCACTTTTTAGTGCTTATCACAAAACAAAATGAAGAGCCTCCATCTCtgttattatttctttcaattaacATCCAGAAGTATAATTAACCATTCCCTCAACATTACTTTGAAATTTTCAACAATGAGAATCCCAGTTTTCATCAATCAGTAGTTTATGTTCCTTCAATGACAGATTAGTTTATTACTGCTACGAATATATACTTCATGATAGTTGAACGATTCAACTATCATGAAGTCTATGTTCTGTGCAGTAATAAACTATTGGAGAACCATCAATTGATTAGCTTTGGTTCATAAGAAATCagatcataatttatttaatggCTTATTGGTCCTCGAAACTCTTACAAGAAAATCTGGTTTAACCAACTGCTCCTCAAAATGAAGTATATTTATggtggaaattttttttaatacctGTCCAGCTTCAATAAGAGCCAGCATAGCCCATGCAGTACAAACAGTGTAAGATTTGTTACCCTTAAGATTTGTATACACCTAcaagagttaaaaaaaaattacaacgcATAACTAAGAGACCAAAATAACTCCAGCATTCGTAAATAATCTAGAGTTATGTATATTAGTTGACAGTTAAAAGCTCCAACATGGTTATCAATTTGATTGtaacatttttctatttttctatctAACACGATTGCAAAATTAGTTGATTATATAAGTAACTCTGTGGCTCCTTAATGATTTCTATAATATTTCAGTTCTAAATGAAAGAGCTTTTATCCTGCCGCAGGAAGTGACATACAAGGTATTACAAAACAAGAAGCAAATTTAAAGAATGTTACCTTTATGGTATGTTTACTAAAGACTCAcacatttatttgtaaaaaacaGTTGTATACATGTTTCGATGTTAAAATTTACATGACATATGCATTTTCCACTATGCATAGAAAAAGTACACCGTGTTAGCTCGAAGCTGAGTTAAGATGATAGCTCGAACTTGATATGAAgtttgatgatttaaaaaacTTATCGATCTAACAAGGAACCAAATCCTTGTTTTTGGAACTACTGATAATGAGATGAATGATAAACTCAGTGTGAGGTATATTTGTGTGCTATCatcaaaaagggagaaaatgttatattctaggtgcttttatgatcctcacaaatgcaGGAACCTAGTCCATGACAGAGTTCTCTCATCCAGATACAAATGGGGTACAGTCGTAAAAGTTGTCATGTtaggtggtaggtgaaaagtgcagtgtcctacaccaataagaagagcggacgagattgtatgtttcagtatctcacaaatgcagggacctggtcctAGGCAGAGTTTTCTCCATCTGataaaaaatggtgtacaaCTGTAAAGTTGTCCTGTCAGTGGTAGGTGAGGTGCCAGCGTACTGAACCAATCAGAATGGAAGAGGTTGGCCTTTAAATGAACTCACAAAGAAGtttgcaagggacctggtccccgCAAGAAATGGACCTGGTCCCCGCAAAAATGCGACATGAAAAGGACGAAAAGACAGTTGTCAGAAAAGTTGTCATCTCTGATGCGGTACATGCACAGCTTTTCCAACAGCATGCCTTCAGCCAATGGGATGACTTCTACGAATATGTGagaaattatattatctctttccaaTAAACACAAATTCAAGACTTGGCAAATTAAACTTGGATTTTCTCTGAAAATTCAGAAGCTTGAACAGAAGGTcatcttcaaggaagaacaCTGCTCAACTCAACAGAAGGACCTGATAAAGTAAAAAAGAATCTTTGTTGTTTTTAGAGCTTTATGTGTATGTACTTACATTTTAAATCTATTCataatctataaaggattcagatatttgttttgggtttgtaaaagtctaaatcagttaaggttaactgatttagtgggcaacattGTTTTGTTGGTTAGTCAAATTCAAAGTCATCTAGAGTTAGGTGGTTTAGTGGGTGGTGTGGCATCCGCTTAGAAAATTctaagttatctaggggtgatagcttagtgggcgGTGTTGTATccgcttaggctcttcaagtaataggtagattacttgatcgtgagattaataactttttctcacattgattATAACcgggtttcacttttgcttgagaagattagtgaagacGGTTGTAAATCCTGTGCAATAGGTTGTGGTTTTACTTCCTTGAGCAAGGAAGTTTCCACGTAAACTGCTTGTGTTGTGTTCTTCATATTGTTTAATCTTCCGCACTATTCTTGCTATGTCAATGGACCTGGTCTGTTGACAGGTAGTGGATGCACATATtccaacaagtggtatcagagcaggttctCTCTATCTGATTAACACCAAGAGAGAAGTTCCTGCGAGAAATGTTGTCACTACTGAATAAGCAAAGAAACTAGTCTTCCATAAGACCTCCTCTGTTTGATAGtaagatatataaatattagaagATTCGGATGAGAGACTATCTCATGGCTGAGGACAGTGAAGTATGGGACATCATATGTAATGGTCGTTATGTGCCAACTATGAAGGTTAAAGATGGAGAGGTCACAAGAGTCATTTCCAaaactagaaaacaatataattaCTCTGACAGACTATTAGTCCAGAAAAATCATATAGCAAGGAAACTATTGATGTGTGGCCTTAGTATAAATGAATATGATCTGATTTCATCTTGTGAATCAGCCAAGGAAATTCGAAATCTGTTAAAAACAACTTATGAGGGCACTGAGGAAATAAGGAAATCTAAGCTAGATCTCTTTTCTACCCAGTTTGAAGACTTCACCTTGAATGATGGTGAACTCATTCACGAAGTTCGCACAAGATTCTCCAACATCATAGATGAGCTCATGTTTCTTGAAGAACATGTTCCTATTGTCAAGCAAGTCTCTAAGATACTGGAAATTCTTCCTAGATCTTGGACAAATGATTTTATAATTGGAAATGAGACAAGAGAACCTAATGTAATGACAATGCATAACACTATTTGAGCATCTTCAAGTTCATGAGATGCACAGAAAAGATGAGGGGCTCTTTCTCAAGGGCAAAAACAAGGAGACTGATCTGGTTGATGAGGCCGATCCTATGAAAGAAAATCATAACAAGGCTACCAGCTCAAGTGAAGTGTGTGGCATGAGTTATCTATCTGTTCACTCCATTGGAAACTTTTCTGTGCACAAAGCTAACCACATGAAATTTGTCACAGCTGCAGAAGGTAAAGACAAAGAGAGGGACCAGGTCCTTCCCAAGATAAGCAGAAGAGAAGTCTTCTTCGGGGCAGTAAAAAGAGAAATGGCTGCATGGGAAAAATCCTCAAGTGATTCAGATGAATCTGAAAACACAGATAATGGTTTCATGGCAATGTCAGACGAGGAAGATTCTGATGAAAAGGTAACTCTATCTTATTTCAAGCAAAACTTGAATAACTTTTATACTAGTAAGTTGAGAAAGCTGGATGTTTTATTACTTGATTTGATAAATGAGATGACATAGGAGAAGGATCTCATAAACAACAGCCAAGACATCTTTCAAGATGGAAAAATTGCTTTAGTTGCCCAAATATCTGATAATGAAAGTCAAATGGTTGTTCTAGAAGCAGAAAATCTAGAACTGAAGGAAAAGATAAAAGGGGCGACTACTACAATTTTTAAAGGAAAGAATGAGGCTAGCAGATTGCAGCTAGAGCTTGAGAATAAGCTGCACACTGCTGAAATGAAGACCAAAATTGCATTAGAAAGAAATCTTGAGTTAGAGGGGACCTGGTCCGTGTAAAAGAGGAACTGGAAAAATCTCTCAAATGGACCAATTCCTCTAAGATTCTTACAAATCTAATCGGTCAAGACAATACTAGTAGAAGAGGGTTAGGCTGTGACAAGATAAAATCCTCCTACTGTCCTTGAAGAAAAAATGTTTCTGATGCTGACAATCTGTTGTCTGAGAATTGTGGTCGAGATGGAAATCTTAAGAAAGATTGTCCAATTTGTGAAAAATTTGAAGGAAGTTCGTCAAATTATTCCAAACAACGGAAAAGAGCTAAAGAAAGGCATGTGAAGTTTGTCCGATctgaaaataatcaagaaaagaaagaaaggggACCTGGTCTTCATGCTAAATTTGTCAGATCTGATAGTAATATGGAAACGGAGCGCAAAGGACCTGGTCCTCGCTATCATTATAGCAAGAACATTTTGCCCCCCTTGGACAGGAAGGTTTCTTGTTAAGCCTTTTGACAGTTATTGGGAACTCTGTTTGAAGTGGGTTCCTAAGTCTAACAAGTAATTTTGGTGCAGAAGAGAGGAAGCAGTCAATGTTGGTTTGTAAATAGCAGATGCTCAAAACACATGACTAAGAAGGTTACAAAACTTCCTCTCTCTCAAGACACTTCAAAGtggaggtgtctcttttggcGAATGGCAAGAAACGCTACATTCTTGGTGTAGATtttttatgaatgaaataaagCTAAGCTCTTATCAGATAGTTGTTTTGTCACAAACTTTCTCTCTCGGGCATGATTTTAATAGAAAGGAGATGCAAGAACATGTATATTACTGATCTGCTTACTGCTCATTGTGATAGTCTCACCGAACTTATTGCTCAAGGTATAAATGCTGAGGTATGATTAAGGAGACATGCTCATGAGTGTTGCATTGTTGCACAAACCTGTGTCAGGAGACCTGGTCCCAGTCTGCATAAAAGGATATTTGCATATGACAAAGGTTGTGACTGATGTTAAGTAAGAAGCAGATCAGAATATCCTTCAGATGAAACATGCATAATTTTAATCTTCCAAAGAACTTTCGGCTGAAGGGGTAAATACTACATGTTGTGTGTCCATAATGATGATATTCAGATTGATCTCAATATTGATGAGAATAATTGTGGTACACTCCTCCTCAAGGAAGGCTTATCAGGGGTATACTAAAAATGGTCATGTGTTTATTGATGAGTCTAGAAGATTTTAGAAGTTGCAAGGAAAGAAGTTCCTGAGATAGAAGATTTGCTTCATAATCAGAGAGATGGTTTAAATAGTGAGCTTAATGAAGAACATCATCTTCATGAATCCAACAATCTCAAAGCAGATGATAAACCTGATGAGGGACCTAGTCCTCTAGATAGTGCTGAATAAAGATGATGTAGTTCAAACTGATAATGTGAATTTTAAAGGTAAGAATGAAGAAGCTAATCAAGctcagtttgaaagaagcaaaCTCTGATAGTCGGTTCCCCAACAAGATGATCGGTTGTCCAAGTTGCTCCTCAACAATGTCTTCAAGAGAggtaaaattgtcaaaaacTCTTCTCTTTGAATTCAATATGCAAGGAAATGCTAATCATTCAGGTACATATTGATGATGTCATCTTTGAGGCAATCTTTGAGGTGTTGTGTGAAGATCTTATTTCTATTTCACTCATTGAAAGTGAATGTTGAAATAAGCATAATGGAAGTATTAAATTTCTTCTTTGAGATACAGATTTAGAACACCTTGAAAGGTACCCTCGGTTGTCCATAAAAGCACGTTAATGAGCTATTCAAACAGCGTAAAATAATTGAAGTTAAGACAATGATAAAGAGGGATAATGTTATCATGAAGCTTTGTAAGAAGGAAAATCAAGTGGATGACATCTTCATTGAAGCTCTAAGCACGGACCAGTCGAATACGGTCATAGGTGCTTAGCTACTGAGAAAAAGATAGCACAACATTCAGGGGTCATTGATGTCTGATCAAAGAAAGAACCTAGTACCAGTTCAAATAAGCTGCTGAAAGGGTTTCATATTTTGGGTGTATAGACAATTCATACTTTCTTGGGCACTAACTAGAAGCTGGATGCTGATCAATCGGGTTCAAAGACTCTAATCGTGtacaaaggaaaatattttgaaggccGCTGAGAAAATCTTAACTCATCTGAAGAAGATAGAGGATCTGGTCCTATTTTGTCCATTGGGAGACTTTTTGATTTATAGTACATGGTGTTGTTGATTATGCTAAGTATCAAGCTGATAAATTGAGTACCTCAAGAGTGAATTATGTTATGCGCTGATCTTCACTCATGTGGAATTAAAAGGCAAtattcaattgctctttcatcAACTGAGGCAATAAATGTAGCAAGTTAAGATGATAGCTCGAACTTGGtatgatgttttgatgatttaacaaacttatcGATCTAACAAGGAACCAAATCCTTGTTATTGGAACTGCTGACAATGAGATGAATGATAAACTCAGTGTGAGGTATATTTGTGTGCTATCatcaaaaagggagaaaatgttatattctaggtgttttgatgatcctcacaaatgcagggacctggtTAAACAAATGGGGTACAGTCGTAAAAGTTGTCATGTCAGGTGATAGGTGAAAAGTGCAGTGTCCTACACCAATAAGAAGAGCAGACGAGATTGTATGTTTCAGtatctcacaaatgcagggacctggtCCCAGGCAGAGTTCTCTCCATCTGATACAAAATGGTGTACAACTGTAAAGTTGTCCTGTCAGTGGTAGGTGAGGAGCCAGCGTACTAAACCATTCAGAATGGAAGAGGTTTGCCTTTCAATGAACTCACAAAGAAGTTTTCAAGGGACCTGGCCCCCGCAAGCAAGGGACCTGGCCCCCGcaagcaagggacctggtccccgCAAGACTACGACGTGAAAAGGACAAAAAGACAGCTGTCAGAAAAGCTGTCATCTTTGATTTGGTAGGTGCACAACTTTTCCAACAGCAGGCCTTCAGCCAATGGGATGACTTCAACGAATTTGtgggaaattatattatatctttccaacaaacacaaattcatGACTTGTCAAATTAATCTTGGATTTTCTCTGAATATTCAGAAGCTTGAACAGAAGGTcatcttcaaggaagaacaCTGCTCAACTCAACAGAAGGACCTGATAGAGTAAAGAAGAATCTTTGTTGTATTTAGAGCTTTCTGTGTATGTACTTACATTTTAAACAtgttcctaatctataaaggattcagatatttgttttgggttTGTAAAAGTCTAAATCAATTAAGGTTAAttgatttagtgggcaacattgttttgttgcttagtcaaattctaagtcatttAGAGTTAGGTGGTTTAGTGGGCGGTGTGGTATCCGCTTAGCAAATTCTAAGTTATCTAGgagtgatagcttagtgggcgGTGTTGTATCCGCTTAGGATCTTCAAGTAATAGGTAGATTACTTGAtcgtgagattaataactttttctcacattgattATAACcgggtttcacttttgcttgagaagattagtgaagacGGTTGTAAATCCTGTGCAACAGGTTGTGGTTTTACttccttgagcaaggaggtttccacgtaaactgcTTGTGTTGTGTTCTTCTTATTGTTTAATCTTCCGTACTGTTCTTgctgtgtcaagggacctggtccgttGACTGGTAGTGGACGCATATATTCCAACACACTGTATGAATGACTTTTACCTTCTTAGCAGGGTTGATTATCTGAAGGAGGAAAACACAATGCAACATTAACAAAGGACTTGCATTTGCATAGAAGGACTAATCTAAGCAAAAGAATCAAAAAACATGCAAGTCGTGCcttatttatattcttaatcaGAAATCACCTATATTAGCAAAACAACTAATATATCTAAATGAATCTGGGGATCTAAGTTCGCACTTCAGACTCCTAGAGTCGCCCTATGCTAAGATCTGTCATTATGTTGAGACATGATAATGCAGTTCCCCACATCCCTGGGTATCTGCATGAAGCATTTAAGTTCCCAGTACTTAAACAACCAGGTAATCTGAAACTGTTGGACTTTGACATCAGATACCCTAAACTTTGAGGATTACCATCCTGTTTTCCTTGAGAAATGTGATAACTGATAAAAGGAAGAGATTACAAGCAACTATTTGCTCTAGTGGACGGAcggcaaaaataatattaactttGCTGAAACATCAAATGCTATAAAAAGACAAATTAGTGCACAGAAATAAAAAGTCAGGTTGGTGCAAATGGATTACataaatgaacaattaaaaCAAACTAAGTAGATTATAGATATCATTGTGTTCCTTgatgtaaaaacaaaaaatccttGACATGGAACTAATGTTATTTGCCTAATTGAATACCTCCAACCATGGATATGACCTTGACAGTTCATATGTCCCATTGCCACCGTCAGGATTCTGCAGATCACATCATAGAAAAGACGtcattaataattcaaatgaaTGTGAGGTTTCAAGAGTATTAGAAAAACCAAATGCAATTGAT
This genomic window contains:
- the LOC138348142 gene encoding uncharacterized protein translates to MAEDSEVWDIICNGRYVPTMKVKDGEVTRVISKTRKQYNYSDRLLVQKNHIARKLLMCGLSINEYDLISSCESAKEIRNLLKTTYEGTEEIRKSKLDLFSTQFEDFTLNDGELIHEVRTRFSNIIDELMFLEEHVPIVKQVSKILEILPRSWTNDFIIGNETREPNVMTMHNTI